A stretch of Desulfitobacterium dichloroeliminans LMG P-21439 DNA encodes these proteins:
- a CDS encoding histidinol-phosphatase, translated as MLDMHVHLTGHEDRLATAETIREFLEQARQVGLKEIGFADHDYYYQDLDLPLIRKVANEYPDLKVSIGLEVDYRPEEEEKIRALLRQFPFDFVIGSVHEVNRWIFDLPEAEPMHHQRDADKMYEEYFSWVELAAASGLFTTLGHFDLIKLFGVRPQTDVLSLADAALTRIQEKGLVVELNTAGRYKPVGEYYPEAKIIRDIQRRGIPMTLGSDAHQAGHVGRDLDLASQLLKECGIKECTGFNQGEKIYYCL; from the coding sequence ATGCTGGACATGCATGTACACTTAACGGGACATGAGGATCGCTTAGCAACAGCCGAGACTATTCGGGAGTTTCTTGAACAGGCTCGGCAAGTTGGTCTTAAGGAGATCGGCTTTGCAGATCACGATTATTATTATCAGGACTTGGATTTGCCCTTAATTCGTAAAGTGGCCAATGAATATCCCGACCTAAAGGTTTCGATTGGTCTTGAAGTGGACTATCGACCAGAAGAAGAAGAGAAGATAAGAGCCCTTTTAAGGCAGTTCCCCTTTGATTTTGTGATTGGTTCGGTTCATGAGGTGAATAGGTGGATTTTTGATCTTCCTGAGGCAGAGCCGATGCATCATCAGCGCGATGCTGATAAAATGTACGAGGAATATTTTTCTTGGGTCGAACTGGCTGCTGCTAGTGGACTGTTTACTACCCTAGGCCATTTTGATCTTATTAAGTTATTTGGTGTCCGACCACAGACCGACGTCCTTAGTTTAGCGGATGCAGCCTTGACACGCATTCAAGAGAAGGGGTTGGTCGTTGAGCTGAATACAGCAGGACGGTATAAGCCGGTGGGGGAGTATTACCCTGAGGCCAAGATTATCCGGGATATTCAACGCCGTGGAATACCGATGACCTTAGGTTCTGATGCCCATCAAGCAGGACACGTGGGGCGTGATCTGGATCTTGCTTCACAACTTCTCAAAGAGTGTGGCATCAAGGAATGCACAGGGTTTAATCAAGGTGAAAAGATATACTATTGTTTATAG
- a CDS encoding metallopeptidase TldD-related protein produces the protein MKLVAQLEEFLQSAKSAPNRNDLGIRGWRILVHEASVLSIGIKENSPGSVYTPPSYRQGESGDIYIIWEDGRLTQAQVQVPHLQSGIAYWQMQLEEWRQASYEDPEGADIPQPEPIPIVTVEDREIERILAGEDDLLFEQLARLLKDIPQGINLNASIQAGWGYRHVRNSKGLAVSYQQSQYALSYSFDSLVGAGFAKRRLISPEEWTKLWKRTNLYYEALQDNAPEISAKTVVVFSPSVVGSFLGQFIFPNLIGQSILEGQSAFKVEEFKTHKVVFHEDLDLYVDPLRPLEWGSYLLTPEGVPAKKTVLIKNGSLQTPILRMKDAKKWGAPTTGISSGTSGLYLESRQGKPWEEALSGIEDGILILSVLGMHTQNSASGDYSLSAPQSLRILKGKIAGKRDVKLNGNFFKDLASLETILGQGEIETKPYMVVRTGVQNM, from the coding sequence ATGAAGCTCGTAGCTCAGCTTGAGGAATTTCTCCAGAGTGCAAAAAGCGCACCGAATAGAAATGACTTGGGGATTCGTGGATGGAGGATTTTGGTTCACGAGGCTTCGGTCTTATCCATAGGGATTAAGGAAAACTCTCCGGGTAGTGTCTATACTCCTCCCAGCTATCGGCAGGGGGAGAGCGGCGACATCTATATTATCTGGGAGGATGGTCGCTTAACCCAGGCTCAAGTGCAAGTGCCTCATCTACAAAGTGGGATCGCTTATTGGCAGATGCAATTAGAGGAATGGCGACAAGCTTCATACGAAGATCCCGAGGGAGCAGATATCCCTCAACCCGAGCCCATACCGATTGTGACTGTGGAGGATCGGGAGATAGAGCGGATTTTGGCTGGAGAAGACGACCTGCTTTTCGAACAACTGGCAAGGCTACTGAAGGATATTCCGCAAGGGATCAACTTAAACGCCAGTATTCAAGCAGGCTGGGGATACCGTCATGTTCGTAATTCTAAAGGCCTCGCGGTCAGTTACCAACAGTCTCAATACGCTCTTTCCTATTCCTTTGATAGTTTAGTTGGGGCAGGCTTTGCTAAGCGACGATTGATTAGCCCTGAGGAATGGACTAAGCTATGGAAGCGGACAAATTTATATTATGAAGCTTTGCAAGATAATGCTCCTGAAATTAGTGCTAAGACAGTAGTTGTCTTTTCACCTAGTGTTGTTGGAAGCTTCCTTGGTCAATTCATTTTTCCGAACTTGATTGGACAAAGCATCTTAGAAGGACAAAGTGCCTTTAAGGTTGAAGAATTTAAAACACATAAGGTGGTTTTCCACGAGGATTTGGATCTGTATGTAGACCCTCTGCGGCCACTTGAGTGGGGTTCGTATCTCTTGACCCCTGAAGGAGTGCCAGCTAAAAAGACCGTTCTTATTAAGAATGGAAGTCTGCAAACTCCAATTCTGCGTATGAAGGATGCGAAAAAATGGGGAGCACCAACCACCGGGATCTCCAGTGGGACATCGGGACTTTACCTCGAATCAAGGCAAGGGAAACCTTGGGAGGAAGCGCTCTCCGGCATTGAGGATGGTATCCTTATTCTATCCGTGTTAGGCATGCATACCCAAAATAGCGCTTCGGGAGATTACTCTCTAAGCGCTCCGCAGAGCCTACGTATTCTCAAAGGGAAGATCGCTGGAAAGCGGGATGTGAAGCTCAATGGAAACTTCTTCAAGGATCTGGCATCCTTGGAGACGATTCTTGGGCAAGGAGAGATAGAAACTAAGCCTTACATGGTGGTGAGGACTGGGGTTCAGAATATGTAA
- a CDS encoding TldD/PmbA family protein, translated as MKRKEIAEIVQSILQVEGLKTEDGCYYVVRAQFRREWSLKLTNGRFERVSTASESGIGIQAFTPEGASGFASVDTLTVEAGREAMKRALSLAQHNARIGAELNQEIFRLSPLQAEGDNPAKLEFDHFSLEDLQEQVVFLHKRLVDKGSETSWQSNYRQVEDIWCIGRTDGTLVSYTVPRAVLMHQGTVREQGRAKNVLVQRSGVDANLLLVEKEDASLEQKAVERAEFARRVCIAPSLPSGHYPLIIDYGLAKGLAHEAFGHAVESDHMKESVLGENGKFKKGLQVARKGVHIIDGPLVGDWAYQPYSANGLVREMVEIVKDGVLEAGLGDVFSAREAGMPITGAGRAESYGSIPLPRMTNIRLLVDYELALPNTAGLMDEVSQVRKVLLEEGELQQEGKHLLLLGYRGGQVNPKTGDFVFQCDGIIDVADSDLTIYQPSIFSGKILSALQAIRAGLGGGCYDAIGTCGKGGQSVPSSGGSHRYLLLDQDENVNLGGE; from the coding sequence GTGAAACGGAAAGAAATAGCAGAGATTGTCCAATCTATCTTGCAAGTAGAGGGATTGAAAACTGAAGACGGTTGTTATTATGTTGTGCGTGCTCAATTTAGGCGAGAATGGTCCCTTAAGCTGACCAATGGCCGCTTTGAAAGGGTTTCAACCGCAAGTGAAAGTGGAATAGGGATACAAGCATTTACTCCCGAGGGTGCCTCGGGTTTTGCTTCAGTCGATACATTAACTGTCGAGGCGGGAAGGGAAGCTATGAAGCGTGCCCTTTCCCTCGCTCAGCACAATGCCAGGATTGGGGCTGAATTAAATCAGGAGATATTTAGGCTCTCGCCTCTTCAGGCTGAGGGGGATAACCCAGCAAAGCTGGAATTTGACCATTTTTCGCTCGAAGATCTGCAGGAGCAAGTTGTGTTTTTACATAAGCGATTAGTGGACAAGGGTTCAGAGACTTCTTGGCAGTCCAATTATCGGCAAGTTGAGGATATCTGGTGTATCGGGCGAACGGATGGGACCTTAGTATCCTATACAGTTCCTCGAGCAGTGCTTATGCATCAAGGAACTGTTCGCGAACAAGGAAGAGCTAAAAATGTCTTGGTTCAACGAAGTGGGGTGGATGCCAATTTGCTGCTGGTGGAGAAGGAGGATGCTAGCCTAGAGCAAAAAGCCGTGGAGCGGGCGGAATTTGCTAGACGGGTCTGCATAGCACCGAGCTTACCAAGTGGTCATTACCCGTTAATTATTGATTACGGCTTAGCCAAGGGCTTAGCTCACGAAGCTTTTGGACATGCAGTAGAATCAGACCATATGAAGGAGTCAGTGTTAGGGGAAAACGGGAAGTTCAAAAAAGGGCTTCAAGTCGCTCGTAAAGGTGTCCATATTATCGACGGACCCTTGGTAGGGGATTGGGCTTATCAGCCTTATTCTGCAAATGGTCTGGTTCGTGAAATGGTGGAGATTGTCAAAGATGGTGTTCTGGAAGCGGGTCTAGGCGATGTTTTCTCGGCTCGTGAGGCCGGGATGCCTATCACCGGGGCTGGGAGAGCGGAAAGCTATGGGTCAATTCCCTTGCCACGGATGACGAATATCCGTTTATTAGTTGATTATGAACTAGCTTTGCCGAACACCGCCGGATTGATGGACGAGGTGTCACAAGTGCGCAAGGTTTTGCTGGAAGAGGGCGAGCTTCAGCAAGAGGGGAAGCATCTTCTACTCCTAGGCTATCGAGGTGGACAGGTTAACCCCAAAACTGGTGATTTTGTCTTCCAATGTGATGGGATTATTGATGTTGCAGATTCAGATTTAACTATTTATCAACCGAGTATCTTCAGTGGAAAAATCCTCTCGGCCTTGCAGGCGATACGCGCCGGCTTAGGTGGAGGATGTTATGATGCCATTGGGACCTGTGGCAAAGGGGGACAATCTGTTCCTTCCAGCGGAGGGAGTCATCGCTACCTCCTTCTCGATCAAGATGAAAATGTTAATTTGGGAGGGGAGTAA
- a CDS encoding GNAT family N-acetyltransferase, producing the protein MLVRQGTVKDWPFMFELAKDVIPVNISPWRQQPLEETLKYRVKMLKNFWTWIKQSDSKVFIAETELHQPVGFLVLYAHAVEELTGLHQAWIMDLAVLGEYRKKGIGKVLMEAAEGYCREESIRYLGLAVSTHNIQALNLYQSLGFVEERKLMVKVLKD; encoded by the coding sequence ATGCTCGTTCGCCAAGGCACTGTAAAGGATTGGCCCTTTATGTTTGAACTCGCTAAGGATGTAATTCCGGTGAATATTTCACCGTGGCGCCAACAGCCACTGGAAGAGACCCTAAAATATCGGGTGAAGATGCTGAAAAACTTTTGGACTTGGATTAAACAAAGCGACTCCAAGGTTTTTATTGCTGAAACAGAACTGCATCAGCCGGTGGGCTTTTTGGTCCTTTATGCCCATGCAGTTGAAGAATTAACGGGACTACATCAAGCATGGATTATGGATCTCGCTGTCCTTGGGGAGTACCGCAAAAAAGGGATTGGTAAAGTTCTGATGGAAGCTGCTGAAGGATATTGCCGGGAAGAGTCTATTCGATATCTTGGATTGGCGGTTAGCACTCATAATATTCAGGCCCTCAACCTTTATCAAAGCCTTGGCTTTGTAGAAGAACGCAAGCTTATGGTGAAGGTTTTAAAGGACTAA
- a CDS encoding Na/Pi cotransporter family protein — MTILLALTLGLAFLLYGMHILRYGLQSFAGDTFRTLLHQMTATPWRGFWSGTLATAILQSSTALTVMVVSFVDSGLIAFPNALGLILGSNIGTTITTQLLALPLEPLIPYALVLGALGYLFFPQRWRYLALSCLGLGMLFLALSLLESGMAPLAELEWVQKSLHQLGDHHLQGIVAGTLLSAVLHSSAATTGIVMILASDGWITLPTALAFIFGANIGTCFTAVIASLATNRAAQRVAIFHVCLNIFGALLFLPFVTPLAYFLEWLGGSISLQVANAHTLFNVISSLAAMPLLPWATKQLGKIR; from the coding sequence TTGACCATTCTCCTTGCCCTAACCTTAGGACTCGCTTTTCTGCTTTATGGAATGCACATATTGCGTTATGGCTTACAATCCTTTGCTGGGGATACATTCCGAACCCTTCTCCACCAGATGACAGCAACACCCTGGCGAGGATTTTGGAGCGGAACCCTAGCAACGGCAATTCTCCAATCCAGCACGGCCTTAACGGTGATGGTCGTCTCCTTTGTTGATTCAGGCCTTATTGCTTTTCCAAACGCCTTAGGTCTTATTTTGGGCAGTAACATCGGCACAACCATAACCACACAGCTCCTAGCATTACCTCTTGAGCCCCTAATACCCTATGCTCTTGTACTCGGGGCATTAGGATACCTCTTCTTTCCTCAGCGCTGGCGTTATCTAGCTCTCTCATGTCTAGGTCTGGGTATGCTCTTTCTCGCCTTAAGCCTTCTTGAGAGCGGTATGGCTCCTCTTGCCGAACTGGAATGGGTCCAAAAATCTCTCCATCAATTAGGAGACCACCATTTACAAGGAATCGTCGCCGGAACCTTGCTCTCCGCTGTCCTCCACTCTTCAGCTGCTACCACTGGTATTGTGATGATTCTAGCCTCGGATGGCTGGATTACTCTACCTACAGCCCTAGCCTTTATCTTTGGAGCCAACATCGGCACTTGCTTCACTGCTGTCATCGCTTCCTTAGCCACGAACAGAGCCGCTCAACGGGTCGCCATCTTCCACGTTTGTCTCAATATTTTTGGTGCGCTCCTTTTCCTCCCCTTTGTCACCCCACTAGCCTATTTTTTGGAATGGCTTGGCGGCAGCATTAGCTTACAAGTAGCCAACGCCCACACCCTCTTCAACGTCATTTCTTCCCTAGCAGCCATGCCCCTCCTACCCTGGGCCACAAAGCAACTCGGAAAAATTCGTTAA
- the tnpC gene encoding IS66 family transposase — MSEVKSVKTLENRITELEKENKLLHETVHHLTRKLFGRSSEKTSVLSVGQMSLFDEAETESNPKAVEPDLKQVEGYQRKKFDGQRKELLKDLPHEKRFCTLLEDDRSCEECQTTLVSVGEEFVRTEIEFIPAKVRVIDIYRETFECRSCRKNNLPYMEKAPVPSPVIQHSMASPSTVAWVMHQKFVNALPLYRQEKEWKTLGVELSRATMANWIMVAARDWLTPLLQRMHQKLLEENFLHADETPVQVLNEEGRKNTTDSYMWVYSTSKHCKHPIRIFEYQPGRSGKYPQKFLKGFKGYLHSDAYSGYQKVEGITRCLCWAHVRRNFVDALPKDIHSPEATLVSDGVRFCNELFEIEKTLEGCSREERQSERLKQEQPVLEAFWAWVDYNKKKVLPKSKLGQALNYAINHKQELINYLLDGNCSISNNLAENSIRPFTIGRKNWLFSGSPKGATASAAVYSMIEAAKANGLNPYKYLCFIFKELPGVQFGQYPEFLEDYLPWSPDVQAVCK, encoded by the coding sequence ATGAGTGAAGTAAAATCGGTAAAAACTCTTGAAAACCGCATCACCGAACTAGAGAAGGAAAACAAACTTCTTCATGAAACCGTTCATCATCTGACCCGTAAACTCTTTGGTCGAAGCTCTGAGAAGACATCCGTCCTTTCTGTGGGACAGATGTCTCTTTTTGATGAAGCAGAAACGGAATCTAATCCTAAGGCTGTGGAACCGGACCTTAAGCAAGTCGAGGGGTACCAGAGAAAGAAATTCGACGGTCAGCGTAAGGAACTTTTGAAAGACCTTCCCCATGAAAAGCGGTTCTGTACTCTCTTAGAAGATGACCGGTCCTGCGAAGAGTGTCAGACGACACTGGTCTCTGTGGGAGAAGAGTTCGTGAGAACCGAAATTGAATTCATCCCTGCAAAAGTAAGAGTAATCGATATTTACCGCGAAACCTTCGAGTGCCGTAGCTGCCGTAAGAATAACTTGCCCTATATGGAGAAAGCACCTGTACCTTCGCCAGTCATTCAACACTCCATGGCATCTCCCTCCACAGTAGCTTGGGTGATGCATCAGAAGTTTGTCAACGCGCTTCCTCTGTACCGTCAGGAAAAGGAGTGGAAGACGCTGGGCGTTGAATTAAGCCGTGCCACCATGGCCAATTGGATCATGGTCGCAGCCCGAGATTGGCTGACCCCGCTTTTGCAACGGATGCATCAGAAGCTCTTGGAGGAAAACTTCCTGCATGCTGACGAAACTCCGGTTCAAGTCCTCAACGAAGAGGGCCGAAAGAATACCACGGATTCTTACATGTGGGTTTACAGTACGAGCAAACACTGTAAGCATCCCATCCGGATCTTCGAGTACCAACCAGGCAGAAGTGGTAAATATCCTCAGAAATTCCTGAAAGGATTTAAGGGATACCTCCACTCGGATGCCTACTCAGGCTACCAAAAGGTGGAGGGAATCACGCGATGCCTGTGCTGGGCTCATGTTCGAAGGAATTTCGTTGATGCCCTGCCGAAGGATATCCATAGCCCGGAAGCCACTTTGGTAAGCGATGGAGTTCGATTCTGTAATGAGCTCTTTGAGATAGAGAAGACTCTTGAAGGGTGTTCAAGGGAAGAGCGACAATCCGAGCGTCTGAAACAGGAGCAACCTGTTTTGGAGGCCTTTTGGGCATGGGTAGATTACAATAAGAAAAAGGTTCTCCCTAAATCTAAACTGGGGCAAGCTCTTAATTACGCCATAAACCATAAACAGGAATTGATCAATTATCTGTTGGATGGAAACTGCTCCATCTCGAACAACTTAGCTGAAAACAGCATCCGCCCCTTTACGATCGGACGAAAGAACTGGCTGTTTAGTGGAAGCCCGAAAGGAGCAACTGCTAGCGCTGCCGTTTACAGCATGATTGAAGCGGCTAAGGCCAATGGCCTGAATCCCTATAAATATCTTTGTTTCATCTTTAAAGAGTTGCCCGGGGTGCAGTTCGGTCAATACCCAGAATTTCTTGAAGATTATCTGCCGTGGAGTCCAGATGTACAGGCTGTCTGCAAATAG
- the tnpB gene encoding IS66 family insertion sequence element accessory protein TnpB (TnpB, as the term is used for proteins encoded by IS66 family insertion elements, is considered an accessory protein, since TnpC, encoded by a neighboring gene, is a DDE family transposase.) has protein sequence MFGDISKAEKIYLACGYTDMRKSIDGLAALVQQNFQLNPFQNSLFLFCGRRHDRLKALYWEGDGFVLLYKRLEKSKFQWPKNAEAVRGITRQEFRWLMEGLSIDQPKAVKKWDSTGCFSV, from the coding sequence ATGTTCGGTGACATCTCTAAGGCCGAGAAAATCTACCTCGCCTGCGGGTATACCGACATGCGTAAGTCCATAGACGGACTGGCAGCCCTAGTTCAGCAAAACTTTCAGCTCAACCCCTTTCAAAATAGTTTGTTTCTCTTTTGTGGCCGTCGGCATGATCGACTGAAGGCACTCTATTGGGAAGGGGATGGCTTTGTTCTTCTGTATAAGCGACTTGAAAAGAGCAAATTCCAATGGCCCAAGAATGCTGAAGCAGTTCGCGGGATTACCCGCCAGGAATTCCGCTGGCTTATGGAAGGGCTGTCTATTGATCAGCCTAAGGCCGTGAAAAAGTGGGATTCCACAGGCTGCTTTTCGGTATAA
- the tnpA gene encoding IS66 family insertion sequence element accessory protein TnpA, translating to MDTQKVTQNYRLKKWTRLISECRSSGQTVSAWCAEHNIHPSSYFYWLRRVRTAACEALPALQNENNSIVPVSFSLPQVSSPATDSLSPAIVVRLDSASLEIHNTASLNLIENTLRALQHVR from the coding sequence GTGGATACTCAGAAAGTCACACAAAACTATCGATTGAAGAAATGGACTCGACTTATTAGTGAATGTCGCAGCAGTGGGCAAACAGTCTCCGCATGGTGTGCTGAACATAATATTCATCCAAGTAGTTACTTCTATTGGTTGAGACGAGTCCGCACTGCCGCCTGTGAGGCTCTTCCGGCACTTCAAAACGAAAACAATTCTATCGTACCCGTATCCTTTTCACTTCCCCAGGTCAGTTCTCCGGCGACAGATTCCTTGTCACCAGCGATCGTGGTTCGCTTAGATTCCGCAAGTCTAGAAATTCATAACACTGCCTCGTTGAACTTAATCGAGAATACTCTTAGAGCACTTCAACATGTTCGGTGA
- the mobB gene encoding molybdopterin-guanine dinucleotide biosynthesis protein B, translating to MGIPVVSIVGQHSNSGKTTLLVKLLTEAKRRGWRIAAVKHDVHGFEMDKPGKDTWRFAQAGADVVVISSQEKMAMIEKVEEERTLEEVIARIPQVDLIFTEGYKHGKQPRIEVFRSAVHKELLSKPEQLIAIASDVSIDVGVPCFDLDDAVGICDFLAEKYSL from the coding sequence ATGGGAATCCCTGTCGTTTCGATTGTTGGACAACACTCCAACTCCGGTAAAACCACTCTTCTGGTCAAGCTGCTAACGGAAGCAAAGCGGCGAGGCTGGCGTATTGCAGCTGTGAAGCATGATGTACATGGATTCGAGATGGATAAGCCGGGCAAGGATACTTGGAGATTCGCTCAGGCGGGAGCGGATGTGGTTGTAATCTCTTCACAAGAGAAGATGGCCATGATTGAAAAAGTCGAAGAAGAACGGACACTTGAAGAGGTCATAGCACGAATCCCGCAAGTGGACCTGATTTTTACCGAAGGGTATAAGCATGGCAAGCAGCCACGGATTGAAGTCTTTCGCTCAGCGGTTCATAAGGAGCTTTTATCCAAGCCGGAGCAGTTGATTGCTATTGCCAGTGATGTTTCCATCGATGTGGGAGTGCCTTGCTTTGACTTAGATGATGCTGTGGGGATTTGCGACTTCCTAGCGGAGAAATATAGCTTATAG
- a CDS encoding molybdopterin molybdotransferase MoeA, which produces METMISLERALDIVYEQVKPLGTEKVHLAQSYGRVLAKDIEAAIDMPPFDRSPLDGYAYCAQASDPAPLTLAIVSEIPAGTWSERELKLGECARIFTGAPIPQGANCVVRQEDTEPLGDRVQINQPVRPRANVVYRGEETKKGDIVLSKGELLSPAGVGLLASLGVEEVEVYQSPKVGILSTGSELREVGDSLTPGKIYNSNTYTLQGLLMEAGCKVKVAPFVADDLDETVAALKALEDMDFVVTTGGASVGDYDLIRDALEGVGCKLLFWKVNFKPGTPVAVGIKGDTLYFSLSGNPAAAVVNFELLVRPALRKLKGRKLPERTFPVYMDGDFGKSGKQRRFIRARAVFRNGEIWADPSFAQGSSVLRSMKGSHLLIDVPGGHGPVQKGERLQGRWISSWEED; this is translated from the coding sequence ATGGAAACCATGATTTCTCTTGAGCGAGCTTTAGATATTGTCTATGAACAGGTAAAACCTCTGGGAACAGAAAAAGTGCACCTAGCCCAGTCCTATGGCAGAGTCTTGGCAAAGGATATTGAAGCAGCAATTGATATGCCTCCCTTTGATCGTTCACCTTTGGATGGATACGCATACTGCGCCCAAGCATCAGATCCGGCGCCCTTGACTTTAGCAATTGTCAGCGAAATTCCTGCTGGAACTTGGTCTGAGCGCGAGCTTAAACTAGGGGAGTGTGCTCGGATTTTCACGGGAGCACCGATTCCTCAGGGTGCCAACTGTGTGGTTAGGCAGGAGGATACGGAGCCGTTGGGTGACCGTGTCCAGATTAATCAGCCTGTTCGACCCCGAGCAAATGTTGTGTATCGTGGTGAGGAGACTAAGAAGGGTGATATCGTCTTATCAAAGGGCGAACTGCTCTCACCTGCGGGAGTAGGATTGCTTGCCTCTCTGGGTGTAGAAGAGGTGGAGGTCTATCAGTCTCCCAAAGTTGGAATTCTTTCCACCGGTTCTGAGCTTCGCGAAGTTGGCGATTCCCTAACGCCGGGTAAGATATATAATAGCAATACATATACTTTGCAAGGACTATTGATGGAGGCAGGGTGCAAAGTAAAAGTCGCTCCCTTTGTTGCAGATGATTTAGATGAGACTGTTGCCGCATTAAAGGCACTAGAAGATATGGATTTTGTAGTGACGACCGGAGGAGCCTCGGTAGGGGATTATGATTTGATTAGAGATGCTTTAGAGGGTGTGGGCTGTAAACTGCTCTTCTGGAAGGTTAATTTTAAACCGGGGACCCCGGTGGCGGTGGGCATTAAGGGAGATACGCTCTACTTCTCCTTGTCAGGGAATCCGGCAGCGGCCGTAGTGAACTTTGAGCTTCTAGTCCGTCCCGCATTGCGGAAGCTCAAGGGTAGAAAATTGCCAGAACGTACTTTCCCTGTTTACATGGATGGTGATTTTGGTAAATCGGGTAAACAAAGAAGATTTATACGGGCTCGAGCCGTTTTCCGTAATGGTGAAATTTGGGCTGACCCAAGTTTTGCCCAAGGCTCAAGTGTTCTGCGCTCTATGAAGGGTAGCCACTTACTTATCGATGTGCCGGGGGGACATGGACCTGTGCAAAAGGGAGAGCGTCTCCAAGGTCGTTGGATCTCCTCTTGGGAGGAGGACTAA